The DNA segment GTGAGGGCGGCAACTGCATCGAGGTCGCCTTCGACTGGCGCAAGTCGAGCTACAGCACGGGCGAGGGCGGGGAGTGCATTGAGGTCGCGTCGTGCGACTCCGCCGTGCATGTGCGCGACTCGAAGAACATCCCCGGCCCCCACTTCGACGTGGCGCCCACGGCCTGGTCCGCGTTCGTCACGTACGCCCGCCAGGGCTGACCT comes from the Streptomyces sp. NBC_00525 genome and includes:
- a CDS encoding DUF397 domain-containing protein; the protein is MNTEQLHWFKSSYSTGEGGNCIEVAFDWRKSSYSTGEGGECIEVASCDSAVHVRDSKNIPGPHFDVAPTAWSAFVTYARQG